One window of the Candidatus Chryseobacterium colombiense genome contains the following:
- a CDS encoding GntR family transcriptional regulator gives MAETFEIYINEHSRVPKYKQIVDSILNGIDGGEIQIGEKIPSINELSESCFLSRDTVEKAYKELRKRQIIESVKGKGYYISRVNKNDIINIFFLINKPSTYKMMIYNYFVNAIGTKGNVEMYIYHCDETLFVNSLKKNLGGFDYYVIMPHFRDEQSKHTSSTQEVIDIIEKIPKNKLLMLDNTKPNISGEYGSIFQDFEHDIYDALEEGLDKIRKYEKIILVYPDKSIHPYPFRIVRGFEKFCKDFKLDYEILDEIYPDMELQKDIFITIRERDLVNLVKQVRQNNLKLGEDIGIISYNETPLKELLGITVITTDFKAMGESAAYMILKNKKESVNNVFKFIQRDSL, from the coding sequence ATGGCAGAAACATTCGAAATTTACATTAATGAACATTCAAGAGTTCCGAAATACAAGCAGATTGTAGATTCTATTCTGAATGGAATTGATGGCGGAGAGATCCAGATCGGAGAAAAAATCCCTTCCATCAATGAGCTTAGTGAATCCTGTTTTCTTTCACGGGATACCGTGGAAAAAGCCTATAAAGAGCTGAGGAAAAGGCAAATCATCGAATCTGTAAAAGGCAAAGGATATTATATTTCCCGTGTCAATAAGAATGACATTATCAATATCTTCTTTCTGATCAACAAACCGAGTACTTATAAAATGATGATTTATAATTATTTCGTGAATGCAATCGGTACCAAAGGAAATGTGGAGATGTATATTTATCATTGTGATGAAACCCTTTTCGTCAATTCATTAAAGAAAAATCTTGGCGGATTCGATTATTATGTAATCATGCCGCATTTCCGGGATGAACAATCAAAACATACAAGCTCAACACAGGAAGTGATCGATATAATCGAAAAAATCCCAAAAAATAAACTGCTGATGCTGGATAATACAAAACCCAATATTTCAGGGGAGTACGGTTCTATTTTCCAGGATTTTGAACACGACATTTATGATGCTTTGGAGGAAGGTTTAGATAAGATCAGGAAGTATGAAAAAATTATCCTGGTATATCCTGATAAATCCATACACCCCTATCCTTTCCGTATTGTACGTGGTTTTGAAAAATTCTGTAAGGATTTTAAACTCGATTATGAAATTCTGGACGAGATCTATCCCGATATGGAATTACAGAAAGATATTTTCATCACCATTCGTGAGCGTGATCTGGTAAATCTCGTAAAACAGGTAAGACAAAACAATTTGAAATTGGGTGAAGATATCGGCATTATTTCCTACAACGAAACCCCTTTGAAAGAATTGCTTGGAATTACTGTAATTACTACAGATTTTAAGGCTATGGGCGAATCTGCAGCGTATATGATCTTAAAAAATAAAAAGGAATCCGTGAATAATGTGTTTAAATTTATTCAGAGAGATTCTCTTTAA